One Acidobacteriota bacterium DNA segment encodes these proteins:
- the nuoG gene encoding NADH dehydrogenase (quinone) subunit G: MADVTITVDGKKVTAPAGTLLIEACKSAGVEVPAFCYYPGLSVQGACRMCLVRIEKMPKLQTACTVPITDGMIVITATPEVHQARKATVEILLGNHPLDCPVCDAGGECELQDMTFAYGAAESQYMESKQHKEEQQWSPVVFFDRPRCILCYRCVRVCGEGMDVWALGVQNRGVASLIAPNKQDHLECEECGMCIDICPVGALTSGAYRYKTRPWEMNHVGTICTHCADGCKTTLGVRRSKGGMEIVRGDNRDKSGINGDFLCIKGRYAFDFANSDDRITQPLVRRDGKLMAVSWEQAIDHVANRFKQIRDSQGGGAIGVIGSNRTTNEENYLLQKFARSILGTNNIDHHQTADYPAFAKAVAGKQNITATLREVTTAPAVLLIGNDPTEQHPLLAWNLRTNVRIHNGRIYIVNSGDIKLRRQARAYAQVPMDGGESLMVRYLGGDDSVASQLQSSSLSRDLLREFRDKVKGEKELIIVFGSELRGDDVFRLVKWGSAQSAKFICLGDYSNSRGAADMGLYPHLLPGFTPVSSNSAFAQEYGSLMPGQAGLDIQGMFSAAKSGKLGALYIVGSNPVARYNIDPFALKNTCIVVQDLFLTETATIAEVFLPAANAYEKAGTYSNTYGDLQLLKKAGDLAGVRTDFELIVRIADRMGADVHKLVPFGKGIRADMGQSRGAQSGEADQHLVWLSARNLEPKLSPFDPEALLDEIQRLVPGYNFSRLNLFSGGDVHTLAPEFSSISQPSSPESIVPANDTLFTSGTLGRYSNTLNSVIENRQATTVEAQIPAD; the protein is encoded by the coding sequence ATGGCTGACGTAACCATCACTGTCGACGGCAAGAAGGTTACCGCACCTGCGGGAACGCTTCTCATTGAGGCCTGCAAGAGCGCAGGCGTTGAAGTGCCCGCCTTCTGCTACTACCCCGGACTATCAGTTCAGGGCGCATGCCGTATGTGCCTGGTGCGCATCGAGAAGATGCCGAAGCTTCAGACGGCGTGCACCGTACCGATTACGGACGGCATGATCGTCATTACCGCTACCCCTGAGGTCCATCAGGCTCGTAAAGCAACGGTTGAGATTTTGCTCGGAAATCATCCTCTTGATTGCCCGGTCTGCGATGCTGGCGGAGAATGCGAATTGCAGGATATGACCTTCGCCTACGGCGCGGCGGAATCACAGTACATGGAGTCCAAGCAGCACAAAGAGGAGCAGCAGTGGTCACCTGTCGTCTTCTTTGATCGGCCGCGCTGCATTCTTTGCTATCGCTGCGTTCGTGTGTGTGGTGAAGGAATGGACGTATGGGCGCTCGGCGTACAAAACCGAGGCGTGGCATCCCTGATTGCTCCGAATAAGCAGGATCATCTCGAGTGCGAAGAGTGCGGCATGTGCATCGACATCTGTCCTGTCGGCGCACTCACGTCGGGCGCGTACCGTTACAAGACTCGTCCATGGGAGATGAACCACGTCGGCACCATCTGCACGCATTGCGCCGACGGTTGCAAGACAACTCTTGGTGTGCGTCGTTCCAAAGGTGGGATGGAGATCGTTCGTGGTGACAATCGTGATAAGAGCGGCATAAACGGCGATTTCCTCTGCATCAAGGGTCGCTATGCCTTCGATTTTGCGAATTCCGACGACCGCATAACGCAGCCTCTAGTCCGTCGCGATGGCAAGCTGATGGCAGTTTCCTGGGAGCAAGCCATCGATCACGTCGCGAACCGCTTCAAGCAGATTCGCGATTCACAAGGCGGGGGCGCAATCGGTGTAATCGGTTCGAATCGCACAACTAACGAAGAGAACTATCTGCTGCAAAAGTTCGCGCGCTCTATTTTGGGGACGAACAACATCGATCATCACCAAACGGCCGATTATCCTGCATTCGCCAAGGCCGTTGCAGGCAAGCAGAACATAACGGCGACACTGCGCGAAGTGACGACTGCTCCAGCAGTTCTGCTCATTGGGAACGACCCCACTGAGCAGCATCCTTTGCTTGCCTGGAATCTCCGCACCAACGTTCGTATTCACAATGGCCGTATTTACATCGTGAATTCGGGAGACATCAAGTTGCGTCGCCAAGCTCGCGCTTACGCGCAGGTTCCGATGGATGGCGGCGAGAGTTTGATGGTTCGATATCTGGGCGGGGATGATTCAGTCGCCAGTCAGTTGCAGTCTAGCAGTCTCAGCCGCGACCTGCTTCGAGAGTTCCGCGACAAGGTAAAGGGCGAGAAAGAGCTGATCATTGTCTTTGGTTCCGAGTTGCGCGGCGACGACGTTTTTAGGCTTGTGAAGTGGGGATCGGCGCAGTCGGCCAAATTCATCTGTCTAGGCGACTACTCAAACTCCCGCGGCGCTGCTGACATGGGTCTGTATCCCCATCTGCTCCCGGGATTCACTCCAGTCTCGAGCAACTCGGCCTTTGCGCAGGAATACGGATCCTTGATGCCAGGGCAGGCTGGACTCGACATCCAGGGCATGTTCTCCGCCGCCAAATCCGGCAAACTCGGCGCGCTCTACATAGTCGGATCGAATCCTGTAGCCCGTTACAACATCGATCCGTTTGCTTTGAAAAATACTTGCATTGTCGTGCAGGATCTGTTTCTCACCGAGACCGCGACTATAGCGGAAGTTTTCCTCCCTGCGGCAAATGCTTATGAGAAAGCCGGCACATATTCCAACACTTACGGCGACCTTCAGCTTTTGAAGAAGGCTGGCGATTTGGCCGGAGTGCGCACCGACTTCGAGCTGATCGTCCGCATTGCCGATCGCATGGGAGCAGACGTCCACAAGCTGGTTCCTTTCGGGAAGGGCATTCGTGCCGATATGGGACAGAGTCGTGGAGCGCAATCCGGAGAAGCGGATCAGCACCTTGTGTGGCTTAGTGCCCGGAATCTTGAGCCTAAGCTTAGTCCGTTCGATCCAGAGGCATTGCTGGACGAGATCCAGCGGCTTGTTCCCGGTTACAACTTCTCACGGCTGAACCTGTTTTCCGGAGGTGACGTTCACACTCTGGCTCCAGAGTTCAGCTCTATCTCACAACCTTCATCGCCGGAAAGCATTGTTCCGGCCAATGACACGCTCTTCACGTCCGGCACACTCGGCCGGTATTCGAACACTCTCAATTCGGTCATTGAGAACCGACAAGCTACAACGGTCGAAGCACAAATTCCGGCCGATTAG
- a CDS encoding NADH-quinone oxidoreductase subunit D (Catalyzes the transfer of electrons from NADH to quinone), whose amino-acid sequence MAHLNPTPLLEPAQDRTMILNMGPQHPSTHGVLRLLLEIDGETVIKCIPDIGYLHTGIEKTCEAKFYQQVVPLTDRIDYLCPMTNNLTYCLAVEKLLQLEIPPRAQYLRVLLNELTRINSHLVWLGTHALDIGAMTVFLYCFREREELLKIFENVSGQRMMTSYFRIGGVSLDPPLDFWSKVKHFIDKFSDRVDEYEGLLTSNPIWIERTRSVAYLTAEDCTALGVTGPSARGSGIDWDLRRDMPYSGYEKFQFKVPVSKEGDVYARYLLRVQELRESNKIARQALEGMPEGPFKAEAPKVVLPDREKMKTQMEALIYHFKIVTEGFSVPAGEVYQGVESPRGEMGYYIRSDGTAKPYRVHMRSACLANLQALEKLCIGRLLADVVAAIGSIDIVLGEIDR is encoded by the coding sequence ATGGCGCATCTCAATCCCACACCGCTACTGGAACCAGCACAGGATCGCACGATGATCCTGAACATGGGCCCGCAACATCCGTCAACGCACGGAGTGTTGCGACTCCTGCTCGAGATTGACGGCGAAACAGTTATCAAGTGCATTCCCGATATCGGATATCTCCACACCGGAATCGAGAAGACTTGTGAGGCGAAGTTCTATCAGCAGGTGGTTCCACTAACGGACCGCATCGACTACTTGTGCCCGATGACCAACAATCTTACGTATTGTTTGGCTGTCGAGAAACTTCTTCAGCTTGAAATCCCGCCTCGAGCTCAATACTTGCGGGTTCTACTAAACGAGCTTACCCGTATCAATTCGCATCTGGTTTGGCTTGGCACCCACGCGCTCGATATCGGCGCGATGACGGTGTTCCTATACTGCTTCCGCGAGCGCGAAGAACTTCTGAAGATCTTCGAGAATGTTTCCGGCCAGCGAATGATGACTTCTTACTTCCGCATTGGAGGCGTCTCTCTCGATCCACCCCTGGACTTCTGGAGCAAGGTAAAGCATTTCATCGATAAATTCTCGGATCGTGTTGATGAATATGAGGGTTTGCTGACTTCCAATCCGATCTGGATCGAACGTACTCGCAGTGTCGCATACCTTACCGCCGAAGACTGCACTGCCCTTGGCGTAACTGGTCCGAGTGCGCGTGGCAGCGGAATTGATTGGGACCTGCGTCGGGATATGCCCTATTCGGGCTACGAGAAGTTCCAATTCAAAGTACCCGTTTCTAAAGAGGGCGATGTCTATGCTCGTTATCTATTGCGCGTACAGGAATTGCGCGAGTCAAACAAGATTGCGCGACAGGCATTGGAAGGTATGCCTGAGGGCCCATTTAAGGCTGAGGCTCCCAAAGTAGTTCTCCCGGATCGGGAAAAGATGAAGACCCAGATGGAAGCGCTCATCTATCACTTTAAAATCGTTACGGAGGGCTTTTCGGTTCCGGCGGGCGAGGTGTACCAAGGTGTGGAGTCGCCGCGTGGAGAGATGGGCTATTACATTCGCAGCGATGGGACCGCCAAGCCATATCGCGTCCATATGAGATCAGCGTGTCTTGCGAATTTGCAAGCCCTCGAAAAGCTTTGTATCGGCAGACTTTTAGCCGATGTTGTCGCCGCAATCGGAAGCATCGATATTGTGCTCGGGGAGATCGACCGCTGA
- a CDS encoding NAD(P)H-dependent oxidoreductase subunit E produces the protein MQYSRELEQRFQKLVTQYPWKRSALIPLLLYAQDEVGYLSDDVVSDIAKRVDLNELEVRNVISYYSLLRTKPAGKYVVQVCTNISCMLRGAENVFDHCRQKLGVDHKEVTRDGTFSVEEVECIGACSWAPAVQVNYDFHLEVTPEKMDQILDSYQKKTQQ, from the coding sequence ATGCAATACTCGCGCGAGCTCGAGCAAAGGTTCCAAAAGCTAGTTACCCAATACCCGTGGAAACGTTCGGCACTCATTCCTTTGCTGCTCTATGCGCAGGATGAAGTCGGGTATCTGTCTGATGACGTGGTTTCTGACATCGCGAAAAGAGTTGATCTGAACGAGCTTGAAGTTCGCAATGTGATCAGCTACTACTCCCTTTTGCGCACGAAGCCGGCGGGCAAATACGTCGTTCAAGTGTGTACAAATATCAGTTGCATGCTTCGAGGAGCTGAGAACGTATTCGATCATTGCAGGCAGAAGCTCGGAGTCGATCACAAAGAGGTCACCCGCGACGGAACATTTTCAGTCGAAGAGGTAGAGTGCATTGGGGCTTGCAGCTGGGCTCCCGCGGTGCAGGTGAACTATGACTTTCACCTGGAAGTAACGCCGGAGAAGATGGACCAGATCCTCGACAGCTATCAGAAGAAGACGCAACAGTGA
- a CDS encoding GGDEF domain-containing protein: MGAKLLRVVYRLVVPGGLILLISALAMESARSQGMVASFWHYYPYVIFGIGLLLSAVFNCSRLFFALLIVAASDRALVWLVPRLSSAGVRTIFDAVALLLPLNLLALYFMRDRGIVSSRGRRRVAFILAQIGIIGIIVLVHPIQVRAANLMHGEIIPGGYFEWNHMAQPALLAFLLAGVVMLIYLLNRRRPVESSLFWALVTAFIALNAGGATHLSSAYFASGGLILGIAVLETSYTMAFHDELTQLPSRRALNQALLKVGDAYTVAMVDVDHFKQFNDTYGHETGDQVLQMIASRLADVTGGGKAFRYGGEEFAVIFPNKSVDEAYPSLETLRKKVESTPFKVRDHDRRDRRKSKKRDAPKLHAKKRVRVTVSIGAASCDGDERPADAVLQAADKALYRAKNNGRNCTVVSA, translated from the coding sequence TTGGGCGCGAAGCTTCTGCGCGTAGTCTATCGCCTCGTAGTTCCTGGTGGGCTTATTCTCTTGATCTCAGCCCTTGCGATGGAATCTGCCCGGTCTCAGGGGATGGTAGCCTCTTTTTGGCATTACTATCCATACGTCATCTTCGGTATTGGATTGCTGCTCAGCGCCGTTTTCAACTGCAGCCGCCTGTTCTTCGCTCTCTTGATCGTCGCAGCATCTGATCGCGCTCTGGTGTGGCTCGTACCAAGGCTTTCCTCTGCTGGCGTGCGCACGATCTTCGACGCAGTTGCGTTGCTGCTTCCACTGAATCTCCTTGCGCTTTATTTCATGCGGGATCGAGGAATTGTTTCTTCGCGCGGAAGACGTCGCGTGGCGTTCATTCTCGCGCAAATCGGAATTATAGGAATCATCGTTCTAGTCCATCCGATCCAAGTGCGCGCGGCGAATCTGATGCACGGCGAGATTATTCCCGGCGGCTATTTCGAGTGGAACCACATGGCGCAGCCCGCGCTCCTGGCGTTTCTGCTTGCGGGTGTTGTGATGCTGATTTACCTGCTCAATCGTCGTCGGCCAGTCGAGAGCAGCCTATTCTGGGCTTTAGTCACGGCGTTCATCGCGCTGAATGCAGGCGGGGCAACTCATCTCTCTTCCGCCTATTTCGCGAGCGGAGGTCTGATCCTCGGCATTGCTGTGCTTGAGACCTCATACACGATGGCCTTCCACGACGAGCTCACGCAGCTTCCCAGCCGCCGCGCGCTCAATCAGGCACTGCTGAAAGTGGGTGATGCGTATACAGTGGCCATGGTGGATGTCGATCATTTCAAACAATTCAACGACACCTACGGACACGAGACTGGCGACCAGGTCCTGCAGATGATTGCGTCTCGACTGGCCGATGTAACCGGAGGAGGCAAGGCATTTCGCTACGGTGGAGAAGAGTTCGCAGTGATCTTTCCAAACAAATCGGTAGACGAGGCATATCCGAGCCTCGAGACTCTGCGCAAAAAAGTCGAGTCAACTCCGTTCAAGGTTCGCGATCACGATCGTCGTGACAGACGCAAATCGAAGAAGAGAGATGCCCCTAAGCTGCATGCCAAGAAGCGTGTTCGCGTCACCGTAAGCATCGGAGCAGCTTCGTGCGATGGCGACGAACGCCCTGCTGACGCAGTACTTCAGGCAGCCGATAAGGCGCTGTATCGCGCTAAGAACAATGGACGCAACTGTACAGTAGTGAGCGCCTAA
- a CDS encoding NADH-quinone oxidoreductase subunit I, which yields MPNQPLPYYVNYLPVLLQIIVACVVAGGMVGLSALVGKHRYSRTKMQAYECGMVGTGDARQRFSVKFYMVAMLFILFDVEAIFLIPWAVIYRKLPAAIAPALGGTPGDFSARMFGFWEMLVYIGVVLVGFFYIWKKGALDWNKTEKTDF from the coding sequence ATGCCGAACCAGCCTCTACCTTATTACGTCAATTACCTGCCCGTTTTGCTGCAGATTATTGTGGCTTGCGTGGTGGCTGGAGGCATGGTCGGTCTTTCCGCATTGGTCGGAAAGCATCGCTACAGCCGCACGAAAATGCAGGCGTATGAGTGCGGCATGGTCGGTACTGGCGATGCCCGTCAACGATTCTCCGTGAAGTTCTACATGGTCGCCATGCTCTTCATCCTGTTTGATGTTGAGGCGATCTTTCTTATTCCCTGGGCTGTGATCTACCGCAAGTTGCCGGCTGCAATCGCTCCCGCGCTGGGCGGCACTCCTGGGGACTTTAGCGCGCGCATGTTCGGTTTCTGGGAGATGTTGGTTTACATCGGCGTCGTCCTCGTCGGCTTCTTCTACATCTGGAAAAAGGGCGCGCTTGATTGGAACAAAACGGAGAAGACGGACTTCTAG
- a CDS encoding NADH-quinone oxidoreductase subunit C translates to MPLQPAITEIDQLKDRPAAAALQSASLLEAAKFDRDELTIYVNRADIRRACEILRENTQTKFNFLSDITCVDVFPSEPRFEMIYSLLSHSRKERVRIIAKLPGGDPSIESLMGLWASANFFEREVFDLFGVRFVGHPNMRRIMMPEDWEGHPLRKDYPVEGYR, encoded by the coding sequence ATGCCGTTACAGCCTGCAATCACCGAAATTGACCAACTCAAAGACAGACCGGCAGCAGCGGCGCTCCAGTCTGCCTCACTCTTGGAAGCGGCGAAATTCGATCGCGATGAGTTGACGATTTATGTCAACCGCGCCGACATCCGGCGTGCTTGTGAGATTCTGCGGGAGAACACGCAGACTAAATTCAACTTTCTTTCAGACATTACTTGCGTCGACGTCTTCCCTTCTGAGCCGCGCTTTGAAATGATTTATAGCCTGCTCTCACACTCGCGAAAAGAACGAGTCCGCATAATCGCCAAGCTTCCAGGGGGAGACCCTTCGATCGAATCGCTCATGGGTTTGTGGGCTTCCGCGAACTTCTTCGAACGCGAGGTCTTCGATCTTTTCGGTGTGCGCTTTGTGGGACACCCAAATATGCGGCGCATCATGATGCCCGAGGACTGGGAAGGTCATCCGCTCCGTAAGGATTACCCAGTGGAGGGATATCGCTAA
- a CDS encoding NADH-quinone oxidoreductase subunit NuoF — translation MYTPTPLASHPDEVRIISKRFGHGAQNIDRYIELGGYKAARKALEMQPDDIINEVKASGLRGRGGAGFATGMKWSFIPKQSEAPKYILINGDESEPATCKDRLLVEYDPHAIIEGVIIAGLAVGAKLGFIYLRGEYRYLLEIMEKAVADAYVKGFLGNSIFGSGREFNILTHTGAGAYEVGEESALMESLEGKRGLPRLKPPFPAIKGLYGGPTVINNVETIATVPPIILNGGKWYVSFGPNEKNGGTRLTCLTGHFNKPGVYELPLGYPSKKMIYEVGGGIPNGRKLKALVPGGSSTFLLNQEEAESATMDYDWFARRGEFLGSGGVVAIDDQTCMVKVALRIMKFYQHESCGWCIPCREGTDWLKKTLTRFHDGGGVNKDIDQMLYLANNMAGRTFCALGDAAAFPTISIVKKWRQEFEEHLDGKPCPFEPVSREMAIA, via the coding sequence ATCTACACGCCAACGCCGCTGGCCTCACATCCCGACGAGGTTCGTATTATCTCGAAGCGTTTTGGCCACGGCGCGCAAAACATCGATCGCTACATTGAACTCGGCGGCTACAAAGCTGCCCGCAAAGCGCTGGAGATGCAGCCCGACGACATCATCAATGAAGTAAAGGCATCTGGGTTGCGCGGTCGAGGAGGTGCCGGCTTCGCCACCGGAATGAAATGGTCGTTCATTCCCAAGCAATCTGAAGCTCCGAAATACATTCTCATCAACGGCGACGAGAGCGAGCCTGCCACCTGCAAAGATCGGCTGCTGGTCGAATACGATCCGCATGCAATTATCGAAGGCGTGATCATTGCTGGATTGGCAGTTGGCGCGAAGCTCGGCTTCATTTATCTACGGGGAGAATATCGCTATCTTCTCGAAATTATGGAGAAAGCCGTAGCCGACGCCTACGTGAAGGGTTTTCTCGGCAACAGCATCTTCGGCAGCGGACGCGAGTTCAACATACTGACTCACACCGGCGCGGGAGCGTACGAAGTAGGTGAAGAATCTGCACTGATGGAGTCACTCGAAGGCAAGCGCGGATTGCCGCGCCTGAAGCCGCCTTTCCCTGCTATCAAAGGTCTCTACGGCGGTCCAACGGTCATTAACAATGTTGAGACGATCGCCACCGTTCCTCCAATCATTCTGAATGGCGGTAAATGGTACGTGAGCTTCGGACCGAATGAAAAGAATGGTGGCACGCGCCTGACTTGCCTAACAGGACACTTCAACAAACCTGGCGTTTACGAATTACCGCTTGGATATCCTTCAAAGAAAATGATCTATGAAGTGGGCGGCGGTATTCCGAACGGACGCAAATTGAAAGCTCTCGTCCCCGGCGGGTCGTCGACGTTCCTGCTGAACCAGGAAGAAGCCGAGTCCGCGACGATGGACTACGACTGGTTTGCGAGGCGCGGCGAGTTCCTTGGGTCAGGTGGAGTAGTGGCGATCGATGATCAGACATGTATGGTGAAGGTCGCGCTGCGCATCATGAAGTTTTACCAACACGAGAGTTGTGGCTGGTGCATTCCATGCCGCGAAGGCACCGACTGGCTGAAGAAGACCCTCACGCGCTTCCACGATGGAGGCGGCGTTAATAAGGATATCGATCAAATGCTGTATCTCGCGAACAACATGGCTGGACGAACATTCTGCGCTCTGGGAGACGCGGCTGCATTCCCAACCATCTCCATTGTGAAAAAATGGCGCCAGGAGTTCGAAGAGCATCTCGATGGCAAGCCGTGCCCATTTGAGCCCGTGTCGAGAGAAATGGCCATCGCTTAA